The genomic interval TAAAGAATGTTTCAGGCATTCAGGTTGATGTCAATACAAAACTAAAGCCAGAGGAATTAAAAAATATTATAAAGGATTATCACGGCCTTGTTGTAAGGAGCGCGACAAAGGTTACAAAAGAGATTATTGATGCTGCGGATAACCTTAAGGTTATTGGCAGGGCTGGGACAGGCGTTGACAACATTGACATAAATGCCGCGACAAAAAGGGGCATTGTTGTGATGAACACCCCGGGCGGCAATACAATAACAACTGCTGAACATGCAGTATCAATGCTCCTTTCCCTGTCAAGAAAGATACCGCAGGCAACAGCATCCATGAGAAAAGGCGAGTGGGAAAAGAAAAGGTTTGAAGGCACAGAGGTTACAGGAAAGACCCTGGGCATATTAGGTGTTGGGAATATCGGCAGTGTTGTTGCTGACAGGGCAATTGGCTTAAAGATGAATGTGATTGCATACGACCCGTTTATTTCAGAGGAGGCTGCTAACAGGCTTGGGATTGAGGTTGTATCATTAGACGCACTTTATAAAAGGAGCGACTTTATATCTATCCATGTGCCTTTGACAAACGAGACAAAAAATATGGTGAATAAAGATGCCTTTGCAAATATGAAAAAGGGCGTAAAACTCATAAACTGTGCCAGAGGTGGCATTGTAAATGAAAAGGATTTGGCTGATGCGATAAAAAAAGGCATTGTCTCAGGCGCTGCATTTGATGTTTTTGAAAAAGAACCGACGCCAGCAGATAATCCTCTTCTGCAGATGGAAGAGGTAATCCTGACCCCCCACCTCGGCGCTTCAACATTTGAGGCGCAGGAGAGCGTTGCAATTGCAATTGCAGAGCAGATTGCAGAATATCTTTCAAAAGGCACAATAAGAAATGCTGTGAATGTGCCGTCTGTGCCTACTGAACTATTGTTGACACTTGGGCAGTATATAACCCTTGCTGAAAAACTTGGTAGCCTTCAGGGGCAGATACTCAAAGGCGGGATAGAGGAGATAGTAGTTGAATATACAGGTGATGTTGCAAATTATGATGTTGCATCTGTTACCATATCAGCACTGAAAGGCGTCCTTGACCAGGTGCTTGACCAGCAGGTAAACTTTGTAAATGCCCCGTTTATAGCAAAGGAACGAGGCATAAAGGTTATTGAAACAAAAAGTTCCAGAACAATAGACTTTGCAAGCACAATTACAATAAAGGTTAAGACAAAGGAAAAGGAGAATCTTGTTGAAGGCGCCTTATTTGGCAAGAAGGATTTAAGGATAGTTAGAATAAATGAATTCTTTATAGATGCGGTTCCGGATGGTTATCTGCTGCTCCTCCATAATTATGATAAACCAGGGGTTATAGGCAATATCGGGACACTCCTCGGTAAAAGCAATATAAATATTGCAAGACTCCATCTCGGCAGAGAGTCTATCGGAGGTGAGGCTGTCTCTGTCTGGAATGTGGACACCCCTGTTTCTGAAAATGTTATGGGAAAACTTCTTAAACTTCCAAACATAATCTCTGTAAAGGTTGTAAGATTATAAAAAAAAGTTAAAGAGTTTAAGAGTAAAAGCAAAAACAGTTGAGGAGTTAAATACTCCTAATCCTAAACTATGGTTAGTCAACTAAACATATCCCTCCCGCAGGGTGTCCGTGATATACTCCCTGAAGAGGCTGAAAAGGCAAGGCATGTTGAGGATGCTGTAATTTCAGTTTTTGAGAAAAATGGATTTAAGCAGGTTATTACGCCGCTTCTGGAATATCTTGATGTTGTATTGCTTGGATTGGGCGCTGAACTAAAGGACAAGATATTTAAGTTTGTTGAGTCTGTTTCAGGTAAAATAATAGCCATAAGACCTGACATCACGCCGCAGGTGGCTAGAATGGTTGCCGCACGGATGAAAGATTATCCGCTGCCGCTCAAGTTGTGCTATAATGAAAACATTGTCAGATATGATGACCTTCGTGCAGGAACACCTGTAGAACTCCGTCAGATAGGTGCAGAATACATAGGTGAAGACTCTTCAAAGGCAGATGCAGAGATTATATCAACTGCCATAGAGGCGATGAAGAAGACGAAGGTAATGGGTTTCAAGATTGATATAGGGCATATAGGTTTTTTTAAAGGACTTATGGAGGATATTAAGGCTAACAAATCCATTGAAAAAAGTATCAGACGATCTGTGCTTATAAAAGACAGTTCGTCTTTAAAAGAGATACTGTCTTCTGTTAAAGATAGTGATTCAAAAAGAATCATTGCTGAACTGCCCTTTATGTTTGGCGGAAAAGAAGTTATAGGCAGGGTCAAACCTCTTGTGAAGGCAGAATCTGCCAGAAAGGCATTGGATGATATTGCAAAAGTTATTGAGATACTCAAGAAGAGGAAAATGGAACAGTATGTAACCGTTGACCTCGGTGAGGTAAGGGGTTTTGATTATTATACAGGCATAATATTTGAAGGCTTTGCAAAAGGTGTTGGCAAAGCACTGCTTCGGGGTGGACGATACGATAATCTCTTGGGAAAATACGGCTATCCATGCCCTGCAACCGGTTTTGCAATTAATATAGAAAGTGTAGCGGCAGCAATAAAAAAAGAGAATGGGGTTTAAATGTCTAAAAATGTAGTCATTGTCGGTGCCCAGTGGGGTGATGAGGGTAAAGGCAAGATAGTTGATATACTGAGTGAATACTGTGATGTAGTTGTCAGGTTTCAGGGTGGCAATAATGCAGGACATACCATTGTTGTTGGTGATGATAAGTTCATTCTCCATCTTATCCCATCCGGCATACTTACTCCGGGAAAGAGATGTGTTATAGGAAATGGTGTTGTTATTGACCCGGCAGTTCTTCTGGAAGAGATGGAAATGCTGAAAAAAAAGGGCTGCAATGTTAGCGAATCAAATCTCTTTATAAGTGAAGATAGTCATCTGATTATGCCGTATCATAAAGTGCTGGATATAGCAAGGGAACGGTTAAGGGGCAGTTCAAAGATAGGGACAACAGGCAGAGGGATAGGTCCTGCGTATGAAGACAAGGTTGCAAGATGCGGTATCAGATGCCGCGACCTCTTAAATAAAGATATATTCAAAGAGAAACTCAAGATAAATCTCATAGAAAAAAATAGTTGTCTAAAAGATACATTAGGTGAACACGGCTTTGAGGTAGAAGAAATTTACTGCCAATACATGGAATATGCACAAAGGATTGAGCGGTATATAACAAACACATCCATTTTTCTTGATAGTGCTGTTAAACAAAACCAGAAGATACTTTTTGAGGGGGCGCAGGGAACGCTTTTAGATGTTGACCATGGCACATATCCATTTGTTACATCCAGTAACACCGTAGCTGCACAGGCATCAACAGGAAGCGGTATCGGTCCCACAAAACTTGGCAGTATTTTGGGTGTATCAAAGGCATATACAACAAGGGTTGGAGAGGGACCATTCCCAACTGAACTTAAAGGTGAAGAAGGCAGCAGGCTCAGGGAAAAGGGGAAGGAATTTGGTGCAACAACAGGAAGACCTAGAAGGTGCGGCTGGTTTGATGCAGTTGCCTTAAGGCATTCAGTAAGGGTAAATGGACTGGAATCTGTAATAATGACAAAACTTGATATACTTGATGAACTTGAAGAGATAAAGATATGTGCGGGATATAACTATAATGGAACAATATTAGAAGATTTGCCCACAGATGTCCATGAATTAGGGAACTGCATACCTGTATCTGAAACACTGCACGGCTGGAAACAAGATATACAGTGGATTACCTCATTTGAAAAATTACCGAACAATACAAAGGAATATATAAAAAGGATTGAACTGCTGACAGGGGTTAGTGTGGTTATGATTTCTGTTGGTGCAAAGAGAAAAGAAGCAATAATGTTAAAAAATCCGTTTGAATGATTGTTAAGGAGAGATGTCCGAGCGGCCGAAGGAGCACGACTGGAAATCGTGTGTGCGCTAATACCGTACCGAGGGTTCAAATCCCTCTCTCTCCGCCAGATTGAGTTGAGAGTTAAGGAGTTATGGAGTTACTGTTTTTGTTTTTACTCCTAAACTCTTTAACTCCGAACCGTAGTTAATTGTGGTTAGTATTGATAGCCGGGTCTTGCGCAGCGGTTAGGTTGCGAACCCCGCCAGGTCCGGAAGGAAGCAACGGCAGTAACTCTATTCCGGGTGCCGCAAGTCTGCCTGGCTATCAATAATAACCACAAGATTATTTCAAATCTTAAATCTTAAATTTGAAATTACAAAATTATGTCCTATCTCGTACTTGCAAGAAAATGGAGACCACAGGTCTTTGAAGATGTTATTGGGCAGAGGCATGTCAGCCAAACCCTTCAAAATGCCATTACATCAAAAAGGGTTGCCCATGCATACCTTTTTTCTGGACCAAGAGGCGTTGGAAAAACAACCGTTGCCCGTATCTTTGCAAAGGCATTAAACTGTCTTAATGGCCCAGCCCCTGTTCCGTGCAATGAATGCCAGATATGCAGGGATATAACCCGCAGTTCCTCTGTTGATGTCCTTGAAATAGACGGTGCATCCAATACCGGCGTGGATAGTATAAGGGAACTACGGGAAACAGTTAAGTATCTTCCTTCTATGGGAAGATACAGGATTTATATAATAGATGAGGTGCATATGCTCTCAAATAACGCATTTAACGCACTTCTAAAAACCCTTGAAGAACCGCCAGCCCATACAATCTTTATGTTTGCAACTACCGAACCTCACAAGATTCCAAATACAATCCTCTCGCGGTGCCAGAGATTTGATTTTAAGAGGATACCGCTGAAAGATGTGCAAACACAGTTAAGGCATATTGCCGCATCAGAAGGCATTGATATAAGTGATACCGCGATTTTTCTTCTGGCAAATGAGTCTGAAGGTAGCATGAGGGATTCCCAGAGCCTCTTGGACCAGGTCATATCATTTTCAGGCAGTAAAATCTCTGATGAAGATGTTATGAATGCCCTTGGTATCATGGATAGAAAACTTTTGTTCCAGTTTGCTGACTCCATCATAAAAAGGGACGATGAGACGGTTCTGAATTTAATTGAAAATATATATAACTTTGGGTATGATCTTAAAAGATTTTGCCAGTCGCTCCTTGAGTATTTCAGAAATCTTGTTGTAATAAAGACAGTTAAAGATGGGAAGGATGTCCTTGATGTGCCTGATATTGAGATTCTAGAACTCCAAAAACTGGCAAAAGATACCTCTTTTTTAAATCTGCAAATGCTGTTTAACATCCTCTATCGCGGTTTTGAGGATGTTTCAAGGTCGGCACTGCCTCGTTTTATTTTTGAAATGACAGCGCTTCGCATGACACATATTGACTCATCTGAATCATTGACAGATATTATTAAAAAACTTGATACCCTGTCATCAGGAAGCACAGGAAAAGAAGAACAGAAAGTAAAAGGTAACAACAACTTGGCAGATGTTGTTTCTGATATGCCATATTCAAGTTCTAACAAGGAAATATCAGTTTTTGGTTTTAAATCGTCAGGCAGTAGCAGTGATTTGTGGAAAAAACTTGTTGCATTTATAAAAAAGAAAAAACCTGCACTGGCATCTCACCTTGAGTTTGCAGTGCCTGATGTGATTAATGAAAAAGATATTTCAGTAAGGGTCAAGGACGGCCATTACTATACATATCTTGTCAACAACAAGGATAACTTTTCAAAACTGTGTGAGGAGTTCTTTGGTAAACAGATGGTAATTGAGATAAGGGCAGGTAAAGATGAAAATGAGACTGTAAGTGCCAAAAATGAAACTATGGAAGACCCTATTATTAAGGATGCCTTGAAGATATTTGGCGGAAGGATTGTATAAAGATGTCTGATTACACAGATTACAAAGGCAGATTACGCAGATTAGAAAAGATTAGTTTTAAATCGGTGTAATCGTTTTTAAAAATCTGTGTAATCATTTATAGGGAGGATAGATGAAGAATCTGGGTAATATATTGAAACAGGCACAAAAGATGCAGGAAAAGATGGCACAGGTTCAGCAGGAACTTGCTGCCAAAACCATTGAATCTTCTTCAGGAGGCGGCATGGTTACTGCTGTTGTAAACGGCAAGCAGGAACTTGTATCTATAAAGATTGACCCTTCTGTTGTAAATGCCGATGATGTGGAAATGCTTCAGGATCTGGTTGCGGCTGCTGTAAACAGCGCTATAAAAAAATCACAGGAGATGATGTCTGAAGAGATGGGCAAGGTAACAGGGGGACTCAATATCCCTGGACTATTTTAAACTGTTTTTACCTTACCTTTGAGTTTTGCAATTTGATTTTTGAGTTATTTTTATATGGCATACTATGCAGAGCCGATAATGAGGCTTGTTCAGGAACTTTCAAGACTGCCGGGTATAGGAGAAAAGACCGCAACCCGTCTTGCAATATACATCCTGAATTCCTCTAATGGATACGCAGAGGCGCTTGTTAAAAGTCTTCTGGATGTAAAACAGAATATAAAGGCATGTTCAGTCTGTTTTAATATGACAGACAGGGACACTTGTTCAATATGCAGTAATACAGGAAGAAATCATGAGATTATATGCCTTGTTGAAGGCATAAACGACCTTGCTGCTATTGAAAAGGCAGGCAGATATAAAGGCACCTACCATGTCCTGCATGGCGTAATCTCTCCTTTAAAGGGTATAGGTCCTGATGATATAGGGGTAGCGGAACTGCTTAAAAGGGTTCATGCCGGAAATATTAAAGAGGTTATAATCGCAACAAACCCCACTGTTGACGGAGAGGCAACTGCCCTTTATATTACAAAGGTTTTAAAACCATCAGGCATAAAGATTACAAGGCTCGCAACAGGCATCCCAATGGGAAGCGATATTGAATATATAGATAGTGCAACACTTAGCATGGCAATAGATGGAAGAAGGGAGATATGATTTTTGGAGGTTGAAATGGCTGATTACACTGAGATAAGATGGCATGGAAGGGCACAGCAGGGCATTGTTACTGCGGCAAAGGTTCTGGCAGAGGCGGCATTATCCAGCGGCAAGTATGTTCAGGCGTTTCCTGAGTTTGGTCCAGAAAGGATGGGCGCTCCTGTCAGGGCGTTCAACAGGATTTCATCGGAACCAATCAGGATTCATGGACAGGTAACCAATCCCCATATCATCCTTATAGTTGACCCAACCCTTATAGGCACGGTAAATGTTACAGAAGGCACACCTCAAAATGCAGTATTTATCATAAATACCCCGAAACTACCTGATGAGATGAAGAAAAAACTATCACTGGGCAGCCATGCAAGGGTCTTCACCATTGATGCAAGCAAGATATCAATTGAGTGTATCGGCAGGCATATACCGAATACGCCGATGCTCGGTGCAATGGCAAAGGCAACAGGTGTAGTAAGTGTTGATGCACTGACAGATGACTTTAAAGAGAACTATGCAAAGAAATATAGTCCAAAGGTTATAGAGGGAAATATTAGTGCTATCAGGCATGGCTTTGAACAGGTAAGGGAGGGCTAGACGACATTCTGCGAATGTCGAATTGTAAATTGAAGATTGAAAATTGGGAATTTGAAAATGTTTATAAAATTTAAAATCTAATATTTACAATTTTCATTTTACAATTTGAGCGAAGCGAACAAAGGGAGGGCTGATGAAAAGGGGCTGGAAAGAGACGCCAATAAGGGGCATTATACTTGAGGCAGGCAGTTCCCATGATTATGCAACAGGCGGATGGCGGAAAATAAAGCCTGTCCTTGACAGTGCAAAGTGTATAGACTGTATGCTCTGCTGGGTCTTCTGCCCTGATTCTGCTGTTATAGTTGAAAATGGAAAGATGCTCGGCTTTGACCTTGAACACTGCAAAGGGTGCGGTATATGTGCAGAGGAATGTCCTGACAAGGTCAAGGCAATCACAATGCTTGCAGAGGAAGAAGAGGAGGAGATAGCATGACTGCAGAAAAAAAGGCTAAATGCTCTACAGGGCTTACAGGAAACATCGCTGTTGCCTATGCAATGAAGCAAATCAACCCTGATGTAGTCGCAGCGTATCCCATAACCCCTTCAACAACTGTTGTAGAAGAATTTTCCAGTTATGTTGCAGATGGCGCTGTTACCACAGAATTAATTACAGTTGAAAGCGAGCATTCTGCTATGAGCGCATGCATAGGCGCTGCTGCGGCAGGCGCAAGGGTTATGACAGCCACTTCTTCGCAGGGTCTTGCACTTATGTGGGAGATGCTTTATATCGCATCGGGCATGAGGCTTCCTATTGTTATGACATGCGTGAATAGGGCATTGTCAGCGCCTTTAAATATCCACTGCGACCATTCTGATTCAATGGGCGCAAGGGATTCGGGCTGGATTCAACTTTATTCAGAGACTGTTCAGGAGGCATACGATAATGTCGTACAGGCTGTAAGGATTGCAGAGCATGGGAATTTGCTGCTTCCTGTAATGGTCTGCCTTGACGGGTTCATCA from Deltaproteobacteria bacterium carries:
- a CDS encoding YbaB/EbfC family nucleoid-associated protein, which translates into the protein MKNLGNILKQAQKMQEKMAQVQQELAAKTIESSSGGGMVTAVVNGKQELVSIKIDPSVVNADDVEMLQDLVAAAVNSAIKKSQEMMSEEMGKVTGGLNIPGLF
- a CDS encoding adenylosuccinate synthase, whose protein sequence is MSKNVVIVGAQWGDEGKGKIVDILSEYCDVVVRFQGGNNAGHTIVVGDDKFILHLIPSGILTPGKRCVIGNGVVIDPAVLLEEMEMLKKKGCNVSESNLFISEDSHLIMPYHKVLDIARERLRGSSKIGTTGRGIGPAYEDKVARCGIRCRDLLNKDIFKEKLKINLIEKNSCLKDTLGEHGFEVEEIYCQYMEYAQRIERYITNTSIFLDSAVKQNQKILFEGAQGTLLDVDHGTYPFVTSSNTVAAQASTGSGIGPTKLGSILGVSKAYTTRVGEGPFPTELKGEEGSRLREKGKEFGATTGRPRRCGWFDAVALRHSVRVNGLESVIMTKLDILDELEEIKICAGYNYNGTILEDLPTDVHELGNCIPVSETLHGWKQDIQWITSFEKLPNNTKEYIKRIELLTGVSVVMISVGAKRKEAIMLKNPFE
- the hisZ gene encoding ATP phosphoribosyltransferase regulatory subunit, producing the protein MVSQLNISLPQGVRDILPEEAEKARHVEDAVISVFEKNGFKQVITPLLEYLDVVLLGLGAELKDKIFKFVESVSGKIIAIRPDITPQVARMVAARMKDYPLPLKLCYNENIVRYDDLRAGTPVELRQIGAEYIGEDSSKADAEIISTAIEAMKKTKVMGFKIDIGHIGFFKGLMEDIKANKSIEKSIRRSVLIKDSSSLKEILSSVKDSDSKRIIAELPFMFGGKEVIGRVKPLVKAESARKALDDIAKVIEILKKRKMEQYVTVDLGEVRGFDYYTGIIFEGFAKGVGKALLRGGRYDNLLGKYGYPCPATGFAINIESVAAAIKKENGV
- a CDS encoding phosphoglycerate dehydrogenase, which translates into the protein MRVLISDSMSDKCVEILKNVSGIQVDVNTKLKPEELKNIIKDYHGLVVRSATKVTKEIIDAADNLKVIGRAGTGVDNIDINAATKRGIVVMNTPGGNTITTAEHAVSMLLSLSRKIPQATASMRKGEWEKKRFEGTEVTGKTLGILGVGNIGSVVADRAIGLKMNVIAYDPFISEEAANRLGIEVVSLDALYKRSDFISIHVPLTNETKNMVNKDAFANMKKGVKLINCARGGIVNEKDLADAIKKGIVSGAAFDVFEKEPTPADNPLLQMEEVILTPHLGASTFEAQESVAIAIAEQIAEYLSKGTIRNAVNVPSVPTELLLTLGQYITLAEKLGSLQGQILKGGIEEIVVEYTGDVANYDVASVTISALKGVLDQVLDQQVNFVNAPFIAKERGIKVIETKSSRTIDFASTITIKVKTKEKENLVEGALFGKKDLRIVRINEFFIDAVPDGYLLLLHNYDKPGVIGNIGTLLGKSNINIARLHLGRESIGGEAVSVWNVDTPVSENVMGKLLKLPNIISVKVVRL
- the dnaX gene encoding DNA polymerase III subunit gamma/tau — translated: MSYLVLARKWRPQVFEDVIGQRHVSQTLQNAITSKRVAHAYLFSGPRGVGKTTVARIFAKALNCLNGPAPVPCNECQICRDITRSSSVDVLEIDGASNTGVDSIRELRETVKYLPSMGRYRIYIIDEVHMLSNNAFNALLKTLEEPPAHTIFMFATTEPHKIPNTILSRCQRFDFKRIPLKDVQTQLRHIAASEGIDISDTAIFLLANESEGSMRDSQSLLDQVISFSGSKISDEDVMNALGIMDRKLLFQFADSIIKRDDETVLNLIENIYNFGYDLKRFCQSLLEYFRNLVVIKTVKDGKDVLDVPDIEILELQKLAKDTSFLNLQMLFNILYRGFEDVSRSALPRFIFEMTALRMTHIDSSESLTDIIKKLDTLSSGSTGKEEQKVKGNNNLADVVSDMPYSSSNKEISVFGFKSSGSSSDLWKKLVAFIKKKKPALASHLEFAVPDVINEKDISVRVKDGHYYTYLVNNKDNFSKLCEEFFGKQMVIEIRAGKDENETVSAKNETMEDPIIKDALKIFGGRIV
- the recR gene encoding recombination protein RecR translates to MAYYAEPIMRLVQELSRLPGIGEKTATRLAIYILNSSNGYAEALVKSLLDVKQNIKACSVCFNMTDRDTCSICSNTGRNHEIICLVEGINDLAAIEKAGRYKGTYHVLHGVISPLKGIGPDDIGVAELLKRVHAGNIKEVIIATNPTVDGEATALYITKVLKPSGIKITRLATGIPMGSDIEYIDSATLSMAIDGRREI
- a CDS encoding 2-oxoacid:acceptor oxidoreductase family protein; this translates as MADYTEIRWHGRAQQGIVTAAKVLAEAALSSGKYVQAFPEFGPERMGAPVRAFNRISSEPIRIHGQVTNPHIILIVDPTLIGTVNVTEGTPQNAVFIINTPKLPDEMKKKLSLGSHARVFTIDASKISIECIGRHIPNTPMLGAMAKATGVVSVDALTDDFKENYAKKYSPKVIEGNISAIRHGFEQVREG
- a CDS encoding 4Fe-4S binding protein; its protein translation is MMKRGWKETPIRGIILEAGSSHDYATGGWRKIKPVLDSAKCIDCMLCWVFCPDSAVIVENGKMLGFDLEHCKGCGICAEECPDKVKAITMLAEEEEEEIA